The Cohaesibacter intestini genome includes a window with the following:
- a CDS encoding ABC transporter ATP-binding protein → MSEPLLSLRGIKTYYGKIIALRGIDIDVNEGEIVTIIGANGAGKSTTMMTVCGIAKAREGTITYNGEDITRLPTHEIAHRSIAQSPEGRRIFGRMTVMENLLMGASVINYAHMDEDLRMVYDLFPILEKRQNQRGGTLSGGEQQMLAIARALMSRPKLLMLDEPSLGLAPLVVKQIFEVIKELNEKQGLTVFLVEQNAFHALRLAHRGYVMINGQITLSGGGHELLENPEVQAAYLEGGRH, encoded by the coding sequence TGAGCGAGCCACTCCTCAGCCTCAGAGGGATCAAAACCTACTATGGCAAGATCATCGCCCTTCGCGGCATCGATATCGATGTCAATGAAGGGGAGATCGTGACCATCATCGGAGCCAACGGTGCCGGCAAGTCCACCACCATGATGACCGTCTGCGGCATCGCCAAGGCTCGTGAAGGCACCATCACCTATAATGGCGAAGACATCACCCGTCTGCCGACCCACGAAATCGCTCATCGCTCGATTGCCCAGTCCCCGGAAGGCCGCCGCATTTTTGGCCGCATGACGGTGATGGAAAATCTGCTGATGGGGGCTTCGGTCATCAATTATGCGCATATGGACGAAGATCTGCGTATGGTGTACGACCTCTTCCCGATCCTCGAGAAGCGGCAAAACCAGCGCGGCGGCACCCTGTCCGGTGGCGAACAGCAGATGCTGGCGATTGCCCGCGCCCTGATGTCCCGCCCAAAACTGCTGATGCTCGACGAACCATCCCTTGGTCTTGCACCGCTGGTCGTCAAGCAGATCTTCGAGGTCATCAAGGAACTGAATGAAAAACAGGGCCTGACCGTTTTCCTCGTTGAGCAGAATGCCTTTCACGCCCTTCGCCTTGCCCATCGTGGCTATGTCATGATCAACGGGCAAATCACCCTTTCGGGTGGCGGCCATGAATTGCTGGAAAATCCAGAAGTTCAGGCAGCCTACCTCGAAGGCGGCAGACACTGA
- a CDS encoding DUF6867 family protein produces MSLLWENSFLAFFFLTVLIGGGAAWMSGRGIALSWRPPFQIAIYMLLLALVVRFLHFSLFEGTLLSLHFYIIDFAVLLAACWLGYRYTRTNQMVNQYNWLYEKVSPLSWRDKQG; encoded by the coding sequence ATGTCTTTGCTCTGGGAAAATTCCTTCTTGGCCTTTTTCTTTCTCACCGTCCTAATCGGCGGTGGTGCAGCCTGGATGTCCGGTCGGGGGATTGCCCTGTCCTGGCGTCCGCCCTTTCAAATCGCGATTTATATGCTGCTGCTGGCGCTTGTCGTTCGCTTTCTGCATTTCTCGCTGTTCGAAGGCACCCTACTCTCGCTGCATTTCTACATTATCGACTTTGCAGTCCTGCTGGCCGCCTGCTGGCTTGGTTACCGCTACACGCGGACCAATCAGATGGTCAACCAGTATAACTGGCTGTATGAGAAGGTGAGCCCGCTCAGCTGGCGGGACAAGCAGGGCTAA
- a CDS encoding branched-chain amino acid ABC transporter substrate-binding protein, whose amino-acid sequence MKKALLAGVALAGSLALSSAAYADIIIATAGPMTGQYASFGQQMKIGAEQAVADINAAGGINGEKLVLEVGDDACDPKQAVAVANQMAGKGVVFMAGHFCSGSSIPASAVYAEEGIVQISPASTNPKFTDERPNPDGGTYRVCGRDDQQGEVAGKLLFEEFGDKNIAVIHDKTAYGKGLADQTLANLEKLGGKSMMYEAYTAGEKDYTALVSKLKQAKIDALYVGGYHTEAGLIVRQMREQGMDTVLISGDALVTDEYWSITGDAGEGTLMTFSPNPSDNPEAAPVVEKFKAAGKTTEGYVLYTYAAIQAWADAVTAAGSTDYDAVNAELNKGDFSTVLGNLSFDEKGDVTLPGYVWYKWSKGKYDYK is encoded by the coding sequence ATGAAAAAAGCACTTTTGGCAGGCGTCGCACTTGCAGGCTCTCTGGCTTTGTCCAGCGCAGCTTATGCCGACATCATTATTGCTACCGCTGGCCCAATGACCGGTCAGTATGCATCCTTCGGTCAGCAGATGAAAATCGGCGCTGAGCAGGCTGTTGCCGACATCAACGCTGCCGGTGGCATCAATGGCGAAAAGCTCGTTCTGGAAGTTGGCGATGACGCCTGCGACCCGAAACAGGCTGTTGCTGTTGCCAACCAGATGGCAGGCAAAGGCGTGGTCTTCATGGCTGGCCACTTCTGCTCCGGTTCTTCTATCCCGGCTTCCGCTGTTTATGCTGAAGAAGGCATCGTCCAGATTTCGCCTGCTTCCACCAACCCGAAATTCACCGACGAGCGTCCAAATCCGGATGGCGGCACCTATCGTGTTTGCGGTCGTGATGACCAGCAGGGCGAAGTGGCAGGCAAACTGCTGTTTGAAGAGTTTGGCGACAAGAACATTGCTGTCATCCACGACAAAACCGCTTACGGCAAAGGCCTGGCTGACCAGACCCTCGCCAACCTTGAGAAGCTCGGCGGCAAGTCTATGATGTATGAAGCCTACACTGCAGGCGAGAAAGACTATACCGCACTGGTTTCCAAACTGAAGCAGGCCAAAATCGACGCGCTTTATGTCGGCGGCTATCACACCGAAGCCGGCCTGATCGTGCGTCAGATGCGTGAGCAGGGCATGGACACCGTGCTGATCTCCGGTGACGCTCTGGTGACCGACGAATATTGGTCCATCACCGGTGACGCTGGCGAAGGCACCCTGATGACCTTCTCGCCGAACCCATCTGACAACCCGGAAGCCGCTCCTGTTGTAGAGAAATTCAAAGCCGCTGGCAAAACCACCGAAGGCTATGTTCTTTACACCTACGCAGCAATCCAGGCTTGGGCTGATGCCGTCACCGCAGCAGGCTCCACGGATTATGACGCCGTGAATGCCGAATTGAACAAAGGCGATTTCTCCACCGTTCTGGGCAATCTGTCCTTCGATGAAAAAGGCGACGTGACCCTGCCAGGCTATGTCTGGTACAAGTGGAGCAAAGGCAAATACGACTATAAATAA
- a CDS encoding DMT family transporter, with protein MLAYLALASAMMLTGINVALGKLIIVEMSPASFAMLRFVVASLCLVPLAMREREGWQSLRSLSPRAWGEIGLLSLFGVVGFTTLMLIGIQYTSAINAGIIASALPAIIALLSWLILKEVISRQKALSVSLAVLGIACLNLASPHGAPPAGLNNASNWLFTLIGNAFILAGVTSEAVFAILTRRYAARIPPWTLTMIVHLLAIPITIPILFMQDGGWHLPDTDWHFWLLSLYYILTASVLSFYLWCIGIKTIPASTSALFTALVPVTAMLIAVLVLGEHLSIVQIMGLLAILTSLAIGLKPAPTSLRD; from the coding sequence ATGCTCGCCTATCTCGCGCTCGCATCCGCCATGATGCTGACCGGCATCAATGTGGCTCTGGGCAAACTCATCATCGTGGAAATGTCTCCCGCTTCCTTCGCAATGCTCCGCTTTGTGGTGGCAAGCCTGTGTCTTGTGCCTCTGGCCATGCGCGAACGCGAAGGCTGGCAAAGTCTCAGAAGCCTGTCGCCAAGAGCCTGGGGTGAAATCGGCCTGTTGTCATTGTTCGGTGTCGTCGGCTTCACCACCCTGATGCTGATCGGCATCCAATATACCTCGGCCATCAATGCTGGCATCATCGCCTCGGCCTTGCCTGCCATTATCGCCCTTCTCAGTTGGCTGATCCTCAAGGAAGTGATTTCACGCCAAAAGGCCCTGTCGGTGTCCCTCGCGGTCCTGGGGATCGCCTGCCTCAATCTGGCCAGCCCCCACGGCGCGCCTCCAGCCGGTCTGAACAACGCCTCTAACTGGTTATTCACCCTGATCGGCAACGCCTTTATTTTGGCGGGCGTCACCTCCGAGGCGGTCTTTGCCATCCTCACCCGCCGCTACGCTGCCCGCATTCCGCCATGGACCCTGACGATGATCGTCCATCTGTTGGCGATCCCGATCACCATTCCCATCCTATTCATGCAAGACGGCGGCTGGCATTTGCCCGATACTGATTGGCACTTCTGGTTGCTCAGCCTCTATTACATCCTGACGGCAAGCGTCTTGTCCTTCTATCTCTGGTGCATTGGCATCAAGACCATTCCTGCATCCACCAGCGCCCTATTCACGGCACTGGTGCCGGTCACGGCCATGCTAATCGCCGTCTTGGTTCTTGGCGAACACCTCTCTATTGTGCAAATCATGGGTCTGCTGGCCATCTTGACGTCCCTCGCCATCGGACTCAAACCCGCCCCAACCTCACTCCGGGACTGA
- a CDS encoding P1 family peptidase encodes MLNLITDIEGIRIGHASDKTLKSGTTALLCDWPMVASCAVMGGAPGTRDTDLLSPDQTVEAVDGLVLSGGSAFGLDAAGGVQGWLRQQGRGFAIGPVNVPIVPAAILFDLINGGNKEWGRQSPYWDMGWQAAETASDRSFDIGTAGAGTGALTAGLKGGLGSASDEDQHGIRIAALVAVNALGRATMGDSRHFWAAPFEQGNEFGGLGLPPHLTPDMQAPFTKMDAMQTGLSLEGLETDDLSKPGGNTTIGIIATDAALTKAQAKRLAIMAHDGFARALWPSHTPLDGDMIFALSNGQKPLPAADDAFINLGARAAAVMARAIARGVYAAKSAQGDLFPSWQDKHG; translated from the coding sequence ATGCTCAATCTGATCACCGACATTGAAGGCATCCGGATCGGTCATGCCAGCGACAAGACGCTCAAATCCGGCACGACTGCCCTTCTCTGCGACTGGCCTATGGTGGCCTCCTGTGCAGTCATGGGCGGTGCACCGGGCACCCGCGACACCGATCTGCTGAGCCCCGATCAGACGGTTGAAGCCGTCGACGGCCTTGTTCTGTCCGGCGGGTCTGCCTTTGGTCTTGATGCCGCTGGCGGCGTACAGGGATGGCTCAGGCAACAGGGGCGCGGCTTTGCCATCGGACCGGTCAATGTGCCCATCGTGCCAGCCGCCATCCTGTTTGACCTGATCAATGGCGGCAACAAGGAATGGGGGCGTCAGAGCCCCTATTGGGACATGGGCTGGCAAGCGGCAGAAACCGCCAGTGACCGGTCATTCGACATCGGAACAGCAGGCGCTGGCACCGGCGCGCTGACAGCGGGCCTTAAGGGTGGCTTGGGCTCGGCCTCCGATGAAGACCAGCATGGCATCCGGATCGCCGCTCTGGTGGCCGTCAACGCCCTTGGCCGGGCCACCATGGGGGACAGTCGCCATTTCTGGGCAGCGCCCTTCGAACAGGGCAATGAATTTGGTGGGTTGGGCCTGCCCCCACACCTGACACCGGACATGCAGGCCCCCTTCACCAAAATGGACGCCATGCAGACCGGACTCTCTCTGGAAGGCCTTGAGACAGACGATCTGAGCAAACCCGGCGGCAACACCACCATCGGCATCATCGCCACCGATGCAGCCCTGACCAAGGCCCAGGCCAAGCGTCTGGCCATCATGGCCCACGATGGCTTTGCCCGCGCGCTCTGGCCCTCCCACACCCCACTTGATGGCGACATGATCTTTGCCCTTTCCAACGGGCAAAAACCGCTTCCCGCCGCAGACGACGCCTTCATCAACTTGGGCGCCCGGGCAGCAGCTGTCATGGCCCGCGCAATCGCCCGCGGCGTCTATGCCGCCAAAAGTGCACAAGGGGATCTCTTTCCCAGCTGGCAAGACAAGCATGGATGA
- a CDS encoding Lrp/AsnC family transcriptional regulator yields MEKLTLDSGDIRILKVLQNDASLSIAEIAKLAGMSQTPCWRRIKKLKETGVLKQVTAIIDRESVGLGFVSYAFVKLTVPSRKNMEEFDKLVAVWPEVVTCERITGAVDYLVKVITEDIKAYDNFLCYKLLNSELVSDVQSRIVVATVKETASLPLSE; encoded by the coding sequence ATGGAAAAATTGACACTCGATTCTGGCGATATTCGGATACTCAAGGTTTTGCAAAATGATGCATCCTTGTCGATCGCCGAAATTGCCAAGCTTGCCGGAATGTCCCAGACCCCATGCTGGCGCAGAATCAAGAAGCTGAAAGAAACAGGCGTCCTCAAGCAAGTCACCGCAATCATTGATCGCGAGTCCGTCGGGTTGGGATTCGTGTCCTACGCCTTTGTCAAACTGACCGTGCCAAGCCGCAAGAATATGGAAGAGTTCGACAAGCTCGTCGCCGTGTGGCCCGAAGTCGTAACCTGCGAGCGCATCACCGGCGCGGTGGACTATCTGGTCAAGGTGATCACCGAAGACATCAAGGCCTATGACAACTTTCTCTGCTACAAGCTGCTGAATTCAGAACTCGTCTCGGATGTGCAGTCACGCATCGTGGTTGCGACCGTCAAGGAAACGGCATCGCTGCCGCTCAGTGAGTGA
- a CDS encoding NAD(P)/FAD-dependent oxidoreductase, with product MSHINHDVIILGAGMVGISTALHLQESGLNVALVDRRGPGEETSHGNAGIIEQDGMVPLTIPSNPLEVLKFASNRKIHMHYHPTFMPRLTSWLFRMWLLSNPAGIDRYARGVQPLRQCSADEHAYFAKEADIASEFRHTGWIHLYHSAKTFAGTATARGYADEFGVDYEVVDRSGLEALEPYIDFGDNDHGIFWKGCVNVGSPKRVTKAYAELFIKRGGDFYTGDAQTLRQAGDVWRVTGETGDLTAPKVVVALGPWSLDLVKPMGYHFPLAAKRGYHQHFESRDGAVLNRPIVDEDVGFLMTPTERGIRLTSGIEFAHRDSRKTPSQIYRATDHARHLYPLGKPVDEEPWMGSRPCFPDSLPLVEKADKHDGLYFNFGHGHMGFATGPATGRMMADLMLGREGGLDRSAFSSKRFK from the coding sequence ATGAGCCACATAAACCATGACGTGATCATTTTGGGTGCCGGAATGGTCGGCATCAGCACCGCGCTGCATCTGCAGGAGAGCGGGTTGAATGTGGCGCTGGTGGATCGGCGCGGGCCGGGGGAAGAAACCTCGCACGGCAATGCCGGGATCATCGAACAGGACGGAATGGTGCCTCTGACCATTCCCAGCAATCCGCTTGAAGTGCTGAAATTCGCCTCCAATCGCAAGATCCACATGCATTACCATCCGACCTTCATGCCGCGGCTGACGAGCTGGCTCTTTCGGATGTGGCTGCTGTCAAACCCGGCGGGCATCGATCGCTATGCGCGCGGGGTTCAGCCCCTGCGGCAATGCTCGGCTGATGAACATGCCTATTTTGCCAAGGAAGCCGACATCGCCAGCGAATTTCGCCATACAGGCTGGATCCATCTGTATCACAGCGCCAAGACCTTTGCCGGTACGGCGACTGCGCGCGGCTATGCAGACGAGTTTGGCGTCGATTATGAGGTGGTGGACAGAAGCGGTCTTGAGGCGCTGGAACCTTATATCGATTTTGGCGATAACGATCACGGCATCTTCTGGAAGGGCTGTGTCAATGTCGGCTCACCCAAGCGCGTGACCAAGGCTTATGCGGAGCTGTTCATCAAGCGTGGTGGGGACTTCTACACCGGAGACGCCCAGACACTACGGCAGGCCGGTGATGTCTGGCGGGTGACGGGCGAGACCGGTGATCTGACTGCGCCGAAGGTGGTGGTGGCTTTGGGGCCATGGAGCCTCGATCTGGTCAAGCCGATGGGCTATCACTTTCCGCTGGCGGCCAAACGCGGCTATCACCAGCATTTTGAAAGTCGCGACGGGGCGGTGCTCAACCGGCCCATCGTGGATGAGGATGTCGGATTTTTGATGACCCCGACCGAGCGCGGCATCCGGTTGACCTCGGGCATTGAATTTGCGCATCGGGACAGCCGCAAGACACCGTCGCAAATCTATCGTGCAACAGATCATGCGCGGCATTTGTATCCGCTTGGCAAACCGGTGGATGAAGAACCCTGGATGGGATCACGGCCCTGTTTTCCCGATTCCCTGCCGCTGGTTGAAAAGGCGGACAAGCATGACGGTCTCTACTTCAATTTCGGACACGGCCATATGGGCTTTGCAACCGGCCCGGCGACCGGTCGCATGATGGCTGACCTCATGCTTGGAAGGGAAGGTGGACTGGACCGCAGCGCCTTTTCCAGCAAACGCTTCAAGTGA
- the rpe gene encoding ribulose-phosphate 3-epimerase → MARPIQIAPSILASDFARFGEEVKAIDEAGCDWVHVDVMDGHFVPNITFGPHVVKAIRPYTDKVIDTHLMIAPCDPYLEDFAAAGSDLITVHAEAGPHLDRSLQAIKALGKKAGVSLNPATPENVIEYVLDKVDMVLLMSVNPGFGGQSFIPSTVEKTARVKAMIGDRDIDIQIDGGITTETAPLVAAAGANILVAGSAVFKGQGVEGYRENIARIREAAEKAQN, encoded by the coding sequence ATGGCACGCCCCATTCAGATCGCCCCATCCATTCTCGCCTCCGATTTCGCCCGCTTTGGCGAAGAGGTCAAAGCCATCGACGAAGCAGGCTGCGACTGGGTCCATGTGGACGTCATGGATGGTCATTTCGTGCCAAACATCACCTTCGGCCCGCACGTGGTCAAGGCGATCCGCCCTTATACCGATAAGGTCATTGACACCCATCTGATGATCGCCCCGTGCGACCCGTATCTGGAAGATTTCGCCGCCGCTGGCTCTGACCTGATCACCGTGCATGCTGAAGCTGGACCGCATCTGGACCGCTCACTGCAGGCCATCAAGGCGCTTGGCAAAAAAGCGGGTGTTTCGCTCAACCCGGCCACCCCTGAAAATGTCATCGAATATGTGCTCGACAAGGTCGACATGGTGCTCTTGATGAGCGTTAATCCCGGCTTTGGCGGCCAGTCTTTCATCCCATCTACCGTGGAGAAAACCGCCCGCGTCAAGGCCATGATCGGCGATCGTGACATCGACATCCAGATTGATGGTGGCATCACCACCGAGACCGCGCCACTGGTTGCAGCTGCCGGGGCGAACATCCTTGTCGCTGGCTCTGCCGTCTTCAAAGGCCAAGGCGTTGAAGGATATCGTGAAAATATCGCCCGCATCCGCGAAGCGGCTGAAAAGGCCCAGAACTGA
- the purB gene encoding adenylosuccinate lyase — translation MIPRYSRPAMVDIWSPETKFRIWFEIEAHACDALAKLGVIPESAAKTIWEKGGAATFDIDRIDEIERETKHDVIAFLTHLAEIVGDDARFVHQGMTSSDVLDTCFNVQLTRAADLLLADIDALLAALKRRAMEHKDTVCIGRSHGIHAEPVTFGLKMAEAYAEFDRCKTRLLAAREEIATCAISGAVGTFANIDPAVEEHVADAMGLQPEPVSTQVIPRDRHAQFFATLGVIASSIERVSTEIRHLQRTEVLEAEEFFSKGQKGSSAMPHKRNPILTENLTGLARIVRSAVTPALENVALWHERDISHSSVERMIGPDATVTLDFALVRLTGVIDKLLVYPERMLGNMNSLGGLVHSQRILLALTQAGSSREDAYRLVQRNAMKVWESYHMAGNATVDFLTELLADEDVRKYLSEEQIKDRFDLGYHTKNVDVIFKRVFGASE, via the coding sequence ATGATCCCTCGTTATTCCCGCCCCGCAATGGTCGACATCTGGTCGCCTGAAACCAAGTTCCGCATCTGGTTCGAAATCGAAGCTCATGCCTGTGACGCTTTGGCCAAACTCGGTGTCATTCCCGAGTCTGCCGCCAAGACCATCTGGGAAAAAGGCGGCGCGGCCACCTTCGATATCGACCGGATCGACGAAATCGAGCGCGAAACCAAGCATGACGTCATTGCTTTTCTCACCCATCTGGCTGAAATCGTTGGCGACGACGCCCGTTTCGTCCATCAGGGCATGACCTCGTCTGACGTGCTCGATACCTGCTTCAACGTCCAGCTGACCCGCGCCGCAGACCTGCTGCTGGCTGACATCGACGCCTTGCTGGCCGCGCTCAAGCGCCGTGCCATGGAACATAAAGACACCGTCTGCATCGGCCGCTCCCATGGCATTCATGCCGAACCTGTGACCTTTGGCCTCAAGATGGCTGAAGCCTATGCCGAGTTTGACCGTTGCAAGACCCGCCTGCTGGCAGCCCGCGAAGAAATCGCCACCTGCGCCATTTCCGGCGCGGTCGGCACCTTCGCCAACATCGACCCGGCGGTTGAAGAACATGTGGCCGACGCCATGGGCCTTCAGCCTGAGCCTGTGTCCACGCAGGTCATCCCACGCGACCGCCATGCGCAATTCTTCGCCACTTTGGGTGTCATTGCTTCCTCCATCGAGCGCGTCTCGACCGAGATCCGTCACCTGCAGCGCACTGAAGTGCTCGAAGCAGAGGAATTCTTCTCCAAGGGCCAGAAGGGCTCTTCGGCCATGCCGCATAAGCGCAATCCGATTCTGACGGAAAATCTCACCGGCCTTGCACGCATTGTGCGCTCTGCCGTCACCCCTGCTCTGGAAAATGTCGCCCTGTGGCATGAGCGTGATATTTCCCACTCCTCTGTCGAGCGGATGATTGGCCCTGATGCGACCGTGACGCTTGATTTCGCCTTGGTGCGCCTGACCGGTGTCATCGACAAACTGCTGGTCTATCCCGAGCGCATGCTGGGCAACATGAACAGCCTTGGTGGTCTGGTCCACTCCCAGCGCATCCTGCTGGCGCTGACACAGGCAGGCTCGTCTCGCGAAGACGCCTATCGCCTTGTCCAGCGCAACGCCATGAAGGTCTGGGAAAGCTATCACATGGCTGGCAACGCCACCGTTGATTTTCTTACCGAACTGCTTGCGGACGAAGATGTCCGCAAATATCTCTCGGAAGAGCAAATCAAGGATCGCTTCGACCTTGGCTATCACACCAAAAATGTCGACGTGATCTTCAAGCGCGTCTTTGGTGCCAGCGAATAA
- a CDS encoding RBBP9/YdeN family alpha/beta hydrolase, with protein sequence MKISQTDILLIPGYGDTLPGHWLMRWRDKMPTAREVKQDDVHNPSKDAWMTNLLAEIEASTRPVVLVAHSLGCILVAHGAESLKGKIAGAYLVAPSDWDREGLIDGFDGGDFVPIPKNTLPFPAHVVGSRNDPYCDHQRSQEMAKDWGAHFQDAGDAGHITLESGHGPWPEGMMSFAGFLSKLDG encoded by the coding sequence ATGAAAATTTCCCAAACTGACATTCTGCTGATCCCCGGCTATGGCGACACTTTGCCAGGCCATTGGCTCATGCGCTGGCGCGACAAGATGCCGACCGCCCGTGAAGTCAAGCAGGACGACGTCCATAATCCATCCAAGGATGCGTGGATGACCAATCTGCTGGCCGAAATCGAGGCCTCCACCCGCCCTGTGGTTCTGGTGGCCCATTCGCTCGGCTGCATTCTGGTGGCCCATGGCGCTGAAAGCCTGAAAGGCAAGATCGCCGGTGCCTATCTGGTCGCCCCGAGCGACTGGGACCGAGAAGGTCTGATCGATGGCTTTGACGGTGGCGACTTCGTGCCAATCCCGAAGAATACCCTGCCCTTCCCGGCCCATGTTGTTGGCAGCCGCAACGATCCCTATTGCGATCATCAACGCTCGCAGGAAATGGCCAAAGATTGGGGGGCGCATTTTCAGGATGCAGGCGACGCAGGCCATATCACGCTGGAAAGCGGCCATGGCCCGTGGCCCGAAGGCATGATGTCCTTTGCCGGCTTTCTCAGCAAGCTGGACGGCTAG
- a CDS encoding HpcH/HpaI aldolase family protein, producing MTDNHTLMRRAVDAAVNKDEPLYFGWCVLASRQAAEILAQGGFPAVLVDMQHGAIGFSDAQEMTGAIAHCGTAPIVRIPVGDFATASRALDFGAQAIVAPMINTKEQAEALVKAVKYTPLGERSYGPFQACRTYGFSNLFDYVVDGNDSCFALAMIETREALDNLEDILATDGIDGVFVGPADLSLTLLEGKAVDFDHEVTVTALKRVIAAAKAHGKLCGIYATNAHYAKLFASYGFQLIAVGSEAGFLAQGIEQTMADLASD from the coding sequence ATGACGGACAATCACACCTTAATGCGTCGCGCAGTCGATGCGGCGGTTAACAAGGACGAGCCACTCTATTTTGGCTGGTGTGTGCTGGCCAGCCGGCAGGCTGCCGAGATTCTTGCTCAAGGGGGCTTTCCTGCCGTGCTGGTTGACATGCAGCATGGGGCTATCGGCTTTTCCGATGCGCAGGAAATGACCGGGGCGATTGCCCATTGTGGCACAGCGCCGATTGTTCGCATTCCGGTCGGGGATTTTGCCACCGCGTCGCGGGCGCTCGATTTTGGTGCACAAGCCATCGTCGCGCCAATGATCAACACCAAGGAACAGGCCGAAGCTTTGGTCAAGGCGGTGAAATATACCCCGCTGGGCGAGCGCTCTTATGGACCATTTCAGGCCTGCCGGACCTATGGCTTTAGCAATCTCTTTGATTATGTGGTCGACGGCAATGACAGCTGTTTTGCCTTGGCGATGATCGAAACCCGTGAGGCGCTCGATAATCTGGAGGATATTCTGGCGACTGACGGGATTGACGGAGTGTTTGTCGGACCGGCGGATCTGTCGCTGACATTGCTGGAGGGCAAGGCAGTGGATTTCGACCATGAGGTAACGGTCACTGCGCTCAAAAGAGTGATTGCGGCCGCCAAGGCGCATGGCAAGTTGTGTGGGATTTATGCAACCAACGCCCATTATGCCAAGCTGTTTGCCAGCTATGGCTTCCAGTTGATTGCTGTCGGGTCGGAAGCGGGGTTCCTTGCACAGGGTATTGAGCAGACCATGGCAGATCTGGCCTCAGACTGA
- a CDS encoding DUF1476 domain-containing protein: MTTFDKREDAFEARFAHDEELRFKATARRNKLLGLWAAGKMGLDEVAAVEYAKEVVRSDFEEPGEEDVYRKIVADFSEYKVDQSEHQIRRTMSELMAVAIEQLKGEA; this comes from the coding sequence ATGACGACTTTTGACAAGCGAGAAGATGCATTTGAAGCCAGATTTGCGCATGACGAAGAACTGCGCTTCAAAGCGACAGCTCGCCGGAACAAATTGCTCGGTCTTTGGGCGGCTGGAAAGATGGGTCTCGATGAAGTGGCCGCTGTGGAATATGCCAAGGAAGTGGTGCGTTCCGACTTTGAAGAGCCAGGCGAGGAAGATGTCTATCGCAAGATCGTTGCCGACTTTTCCGAGTATAAAGTTGATCAGTCAGAGCATCAGATCCGCCGCACCATGTCCGAGTTGATGGCCGTGGCCATCGAGCAGTTGAAGGGCGAAGCCTGA
- the purC gene encoding phosphoribosylaminoimidazolesuccinocarboxamide synthase — protein MNRRRRIYEGKAKILYEGPEPGTLVAHFKDDATAFNNKKHEVIDGKGVLNNRISEYIFSNLNEIGIQTHFIRRLNMREQLIKECEIIPLEVIVRNVAAGSIAKRLGIEEGTQLPRSVIEFCYKNDSLDDPMVSEEHITAFGWASPQEIDDIMALAIRINDYLCGMFRAVGIRLVDFKIECGRYFEGDTMRVILADEISPDSCRLWDIESNDKLDKDRFRRDMGGMLEAYQEVAKRLGIMINSNPEHKGTGPVLVK, from the coding sequence ATGAATCGTCGTCGCAGGATCTACGAAGGCAAAGCCAAAATTCTTTATGAAGGTCCAGAACCGGGCACCCTGGTCGCCCACTTCAAGGACGATGCCACCGCTTTCAACAACAAGAAGCACGAAGTCATCGACGGCAAGGGCGTTCTGAACAACCGCATCTCGGAATATATTTTTTCCAACCTCAACGAGATCGGCATCCAGACCCACTTCATCCGCCGCCTCAATATGCGCGAGCAGCTGATCAAGGAATGCGAAATCATTCCTCTTGAGGTCATTGTCCGCAACGTGGCTGCAGGCTCCATAGCCAAACGTCTCGGCATTGAAGAAGGCACCCAGCTGCCTCGCTCGGTCATTGAATTCTGTTACAAGAATGACAGCCTCGATGACCCGATGGTGTCTGAGGAACACATCACCGCCTTTGGTTGGGCCAGCCCGCAGGAAATTGATGACATCATGGCGCTGGCCATCCGCATCAACGACTATCTGTGTGGCATGTTCCGCGCTGTCGGCATCCGCCTTGTCGATTTCAAAATCGAATGTGGCCGCTACTTCGAAGGCGACACCATGCGTGTCATTCTCGCCGATGAGATTTCGCCCGATTCCTGCCGCCTGTGGGACATCGAATCCAACGACAAGCTGGATAAGGACCGCTTCCGCCGCGATATGGGCGGCATGCTGGAAGCCTATCAGGAAGTGGCCAAGCGCCTCGGCATCATGATCAACAGCAATCCTGAGCACAAGGGCACCGGCCCGGTTCTCGTCAAGTAA